The Flavobacterium faecale genomic sequence ATGGCACATCAGAGGAAATTTTTATGATTTTAGCCCTCAAAGATATTTGCCTTGGAATGCAATCAACGTTCTTAATCCTCATACAGTTGAAGAAAATGGAAAAGAAGCTTTGTATAAGTTTATTGCACTAGAATGTACTGAAAATCAGCTAAAACCAAGCATTTTAGAAATAAGCAAAGACAATGAGTTATATGGGGATATTATTTTGGCATCAACAGACGGATTATTTAGCAACGACCATAATCCAATTGCAAAAGACCGAGAAGGAAATTTATGGATAAGTGGCGATAAAAAAATTGAGTTGTTATTGAGTACTTTAAAAAAATCATTACAAGATAATTCAATAGAAGAAGTGAACATTAATGCAAATATTGATGAATATTTAAATCAAATTACTGAAAATAAATTGATTGATGATGACACTTCTTTTGGAATTATAATTCCATCTAAATCAACAACCATAACACAAGAATAGTCTTGAAAACCATACAAATATCAACTTCATTAAGCACCAACCTACTGTCTGAATTTCAAAATGTTCAGACAATTGAAATCGAAAATAAACCATTTGCAGAGGGTGCATTCGGCGAAGTTTATGTTTGTTTGAAAGTAAATGGTCAAAAACCATCAGTACCGCAAGTAATTAAATTATTCAAAGAAGATAGTCAGAACAAACAAGACCATAACTATAATACAATAAGGAAATTACAACAAAAAATAGATGTAAAAAATCAACAACTAAAGCAAAATTCAGGTAAAATAATAACTGACAGTTATCCTGCACTAAAAGGATTGCCTCAATTTAGTTTTGAAGGAAATATAAACGGAAAATTATATCGTGGTTTTGCTTCTACCAATCTAAAAAAGATAGGTTTTGAAGAATTTATTGACATTTTAGACAAGTCTTACAAAGAATATCAAAAAATAAGCATCGACAAGAAAATGCTTATTGCTTTTCATTTAGCATCAGGCTTCAAGCTTTTACAAGAAATCTTCTTTATTCACGCCGACTTAAAGCCCGAAGCGATTTTTATTAATACAAAATCAAATGAATGTGCAATCATTGATTTTGATAGTGGAACTATAACGGAAAATAAAGACGACACCCCAAATACTTGGGGTGCACCAAATGATTGGGTTGCACCAGAAATTTGGGAGCAATTAAAACAAATTGGTTCTGGCGGTTTGCAACAAGTAAAAGTAAACTTATTATCGGACCTATGGTCAGTTGCCGTTGGAATTCATTACATTCTTACTACTACTCATCCGTTATTTTATCTTAACGAACTAAGCCCAAGAGTTACTAAAGAATACTTCAAAAAATACAAATGGCCAGAAATAGCAGAAAATGAACCTTTCTTTAATGAAAGAAATAAGACACAATATATACCCGTAAAAAACTGGCTGCAAAACACTTTACCGAATTCT encodes the following:
- a CDS encoding protein phosphatase 2C domain-containing protein; protein product: MNSYIITKSITPKIKNEDYIESFKNEKLGIKGFIVGDGIGSHFKPSEGSEFCVKTLKSYIENCSAIEELNLTHFYTKVYNDLKNEFTDNEKDNLEIDKTQSYGTTLICVIELEEKFIISYLGNGSIWHIRGNFYDFSPQRYLPWNAINVLNPHTVEENGKEALYKFIALECTENQLKPSILEISKDNELYGDIILASTDGLFSNDHNPIAKDREGNLWISGDKKIELLLSTLKKSLQDNSIEEVNINANIDEYLNQITENKLIDDDTSFGIIIPSKSTTITQE